In the Oryza glaberrima chromosome 6, OglaRS2, whole genome shotgun sequence genome, one interval contains:
- the LOC127776000 gene encoding UDP-glycosyltransferase CGT-like, with product MCSAATPNSGDVRATPGSSRPHVVLLPSAGMGHLVPFTRLAAALCSGHGCDVSLVAAVPTVSSAEARHLAAHFAAFPAVRRLELDLASLDVSEFAGADPFYVRYEAIRRSASLLAPLLAGGASAAASALVADIALASVVIPVAKDLRLPCYVFFTASATMFSFLAYLPTYLDANAGGGHAIGDVDVPGVCRVPTSSVPQALHDPDDIFTRQFIANARSLANADGLVVNAFDALEPEAVAALRQGTVAAGLPPVLAVGPLSPAPIPAKDSGSYLPWLDAQPARSVVYVSFGSRKALPRDQLSELAAGLEASGHRFLWVVKGAVVDRDDAGELTDLLGEAFMQRIHGRGLVTMAWVRQEEVLNHPSVGLFISHCGWNSVTEAAASGVPVVAWPRFADQRVNAGVVARAGIGVWVDTWSWEGEDDGVVSAEDIAGKVRSAMADEGVRKAAASVREAAARAVAAGGSSYRSLAELVRRCRDGHVITNGM from the coding sequence GATCATCGCGGCCGCACGTCGTCCTCCTACCAAGCGCCGGCATGGGCCACCTGGTTCCCTtcacccgcctcgccgccgcgctgtgcTCCGGCCACGGCTGCGACGTGTCCCTCGTCGCGGCCGTGCCCACCGTGTCGTCGGCCGAGGCACGCCACCTCGCCGCGCACTTCGCCGCGTTCCCCGCCGTTCGACGGCTCGAGCTCGACCTCGCGTCCCTCGACGTGTCCGagttcgccggcgccgacccgTTCTACGTCCGTTACGAGGCCATCCGCCGGTCGGCGTCGCTCCTggcgccgctcctcgccggcggcgcgtcggcggcggcgtcggcgctggTCGCTGACATCGCCTTGGCCTCCGTGGTGATACCGGTGGCCAAGGACCTCCGCCTCCCGTGCTACGTCTTCTTCACCGCCTCCGCCACGATGTTCTCCTTCCTCGCCTACCTGCCCACCTACCTCGACGCCAACGCCGGAGGCGGGCACGCCATCGGCGACGTCGACGTCCCCGGCGTGTGCCGCGTTCCGACGTCATCCGTCCCGCAGGCGCTGCACGACCCGGACGACATCTTCACCCGGCAGTTCATCGCGAACGCTCGCAGCCTCGCGAACGCAGACGGCCTCGTCGTCAACGCGTTCGACGCCCTGGAGCCGGAGGCCGTCGCGGCGTTGCGGCAgggcaccgtcgccgccgggttACCGCCGGTGTTGGCCGTTGGGCCACTCAGCCCGGCGCCCATTCCGGCGAAAGATTCAGGCAGCTACTTGCCGTGGCTCGACGCGCAGCCGGCGCGGTCGGTGGTTTACGTCAGCTTCGGCAGCCGCAAGGCGTTGCCAAGAGACCAGCTgagcgagctcgccgccgggctAGAAGCAAGCGGCCACCGTTTCTTGTGGGTGGTGAAGGGCGCCGTCGTGGACAgagacgacgccggcgagctcaccGACCTGCTCGGAGAAGCCTTTATGCAGAGAATCCATGGCCGTGGCCTCGTGACCATGGCGTGGGTGCGTCAAGAGGAGGTCCTGAACCACCCCTCCGTCGGTCTGTTCATCAgccactgcgggtggaactcggtgacggaggcggcggcgagcggcgtgccGGTGGTGGCGTGGCCGAGGTTCGCCGACCAGCGGGTGAACGCCGGCGTGGTGGCGCGCGCGGGGATCGGCGTGTGGGTGGACACCTGGAGCTGGGAGGGGGAGGATGATGGGGTGGTGAGCGCGGAGGACATCGCCGGGAAGGTGAGGTCGGCGATGGCCGACGAGGGTGtaaggaaggcggcggcgagcgtccgtgaggccgcggcgagggcggtggccgccggAGGGAGCAGCTACCGGAGCTTGGCGGAGTTGGTGCGACGGTGCCGTGATGGGCATGTCATCACGAACGGAATGTGA